A genomic window from Lycium barbarum isolate Lr01 chromosome 4, ASM1917538v2, whole genome shotgun sequence includes:
- the LOC132635671 gene encoding BURP domain protein RD22-like: protein MELKFFHILTYLSLALVASYAALPASTGETYWNTKLPNTPMPKAIKESLQPSGLTEDKSTSVGVGKGGVDVNTPGHHGADVNVGHKGGVNVNTPGHGTHVGVGKGGVGVYTPGHHGHPPVSVGVNPGKSPFVYNYAAKDDQLHDNPNVALFFLEKDLHQGSNMKLQFVKTANGAAFLPRQVANSIPFSSNKMPEILNQFSVSPDSEEAQVMKQTVQECEEPGIKGEEKYCATSLESMVDFSTSKLGNKVKPLSTETEKQTPMQKYTILGAKKMGNNKNGKSNAVVCHKQNYAYAVFYCHQTETTESYSVSLVGADGTKAKAVAVCHKDTSAWNPKHLAFKVLKVTPGSVPVCHFLPEDHIVWVPKN from the exons ATGGAGTTGAAGTTCTTTCATATTCTCACATACCTTTCA TTGGCACTAGTGGCAAGTTATGCAGCTCTTCCAGCATCGACGGGTGAAACATATTGGAATACTAAGCTGCCTAATACTCCCATGCCTAAGGCAATCAAAGAATCTCTGCAGCCTTCTG GATTGACAGAGGACAAAAGCACTTCCGTAGGAGTGGGCAAAGGTGGAGTGGACGTCAACACCCCCGGCCACCACGGCGCCGACGTCAACGTGGGCCACAAAGGCGGTGTCAACGTAAACACCCCGGGCCACGGGACCCACGTTGGTGTCGGCAAAGGAGGTGTTGGCGTCTACACCCCTGGCCACCACGGACACCCACCGGTATCCGTCGGTGTCAACCCTGGAAAATCACCGTTCGTTTATAATTACGCTGCTAAAGATGATCAGCTTCATGATAACCCTAACGTGGCATTGTTTTTCCTTGAGAAAGACTTGCACCAAGGGAGTAACATGAAATTGCAGTTTGTGAAAACTGCAAATGGCGCCGCTTTCTTGCCTCGACAAGTTGCAAATTCTATTCCCTTTAGCTCAAACAAGATGCCGGAAATTCTTAACCAGTTTTCTGTTAGCCCCGACTCTGAAGAGGCTCAGGTCATGAAGCAAACTGTCCAAGAATGTGAAGAGCCAG GAATTAAAGGAGAAGAGAAGTACTGTGCAACTTCATTGGAATCCATGGTTGATTTCAGCACATCAAAGTTAGGAAATAAAGTGAAACCATTGTCAACAGAGACAGAGAAACAAACCCCAATGCAGAAATACACTATCCTAGGAGCCAAGAAGATGGGAAACAATAAAAATGGGAAATCAAATGCTGTAGTTTGCCACAAACAAAACTATGCATATGCAGTATTCTACTGCCACCAAACAGAGACAACAGAGTCATACTCAGTTTCATTGGTGGGTGCTGATGGAACAAAGGCTAAAGCAGTGGCTGTTTGCCATAAGGACACGTCAGCATGGAACCCTAAGCATTTGGCTTTCAAAGTGCTTAAGGTTACACCTGGATCTGTTCCTGTTTGCCATTTCCTTCCTGAAGATCACATTGTCTGGGTTCCCAAAAACTAG